GTGGAGGACAAATTTGGCAAATAGGAACAGCTAGCTCCCGTAACAGATACTCTAGAAAGTCTGAGCTGGTCATCCCTTCGTTACATATGTATGACAAAAGGCAATAAGATATACCGACGATATATAAAAGTTTACAGATTTGCTAAGCTAGGTCTCAGTCAAGTCCTGCAACTTGGTTGCATCCCGATTTGTGCACATATAAGTTGCAAGTTGAATTTTAACTGAGTTTTTCTGTTTTACTAGatttgcaactgagattttatCGATTCCAAGTAAAGATATGCAACTAAGAAAAGCAATTCGGACCGTTAGGTTTGCTTTGTGATTCTTGCTACTAATAAGTTGCAATATAAATTTCAACTGAGATTTAATAAGGTCATCTAACTAAGAACTAAGTTAACTCTAAGGTGGACTGAGAAGTAGACACACGAAAAAGTTTATGTTCAAATCTGTGCATGAAAAATCCATATATGGCAAACACACGTATTAGGCATCGTTTCTGTTCCCTTGTGGATCCACGTACGTACTATATATACATATGAAATGAATTCGTCAACAGCGGTGGAAGAATTGGACTAGATGATGCGACTATATATCTTATATATAGGATATATTGAACGACGTACCTAATTCGGCTTGGTAATTAGCTGTCGTCGTCGTAAGTGGACTGTTTTGCTATGATGTACACTCAGCAAGCACGATGGGGGGACTAATCTATGGGGTGTGCTCATGGTGGCCACGCGCGCCCACGATACCAGAAGAGTTGTCAATGGCAAGGCGGCATGTACGCACTAGCTACAGGTGCCGAGAGCGGCATGAAAGCTGGAAAAAGGAAGACGAAGAGCGGCATGCCCGCACACAACACTCGACCAAAACCCCCCCTGAAATCCACTATAAAACACGGCAACGGAGGCGTGTGTCCGCCACACTAGTGCTGCTTGCCACTACACACACCACCAACGCAAACCGTCTCGGCCATCTAGCGATCTCACTCAATCTCACTTGAGCTGCCATGGCCGTGAACGACACCAAGCAGCTGGCCGACGCCGAGAACCCCGCGGTCACCAAGTTCGGAGACTCCGACTCCGACTCCGACTCCGACGTGGATTTCGCGGGGCGCGCCAACTGGCTGCGCGCGGCGGTGCTGGGCGCCAACGACGGCCTCGTCTCCACCGCCTCGCTCATGCTCGGCGTCAGCGCCGTCAAGCACGACGTGCGCGCCATGGTGGTGTCGGGGTTCGCTGGCCTGCTGGCTGGGGCGTGCAGCATGGCCATCGGGGAGTACGTCTCCGTCTGCTCCCAGCGGGACGTGGAGATCGCGCAGCTGGACCGCGACGGCAAGCGGGGCGGCGAGGAGGAGAGGGCCCTGCCGAGCCCCGTCCAGGCCGCGGCGGCGTCCGCCCTGGCCTTCTCTGTGGGCGCCCTGCTGCCTCTGCTCGCCGCCGGGTTCATCGTCGGCTACAGGCTGAGGGTTGCCGTAGTGGTCGCCGTGGCGACCATGGCACTGGCCGCGTTCGGGTTCATCGGGGCTGTGCTGGGCCGGGCGCCGGTAGCCAAGTCCTGCGCCAGGGTGGTGGTGGGCGGGCTCGCCGCCATGGGTGTCACCTTCGGCCTCATGAGGCTCTTCCGTGCCAGCGGCATATGACGCGAGGTTTTCTTTTTGCTGCCGTCACGTGCGGTATCCATGCTTTTCTCGTGATCGTGGTGGCGCCGACATACGTCTTCTCCGGCCGATCGATCATCCGTGTCTGCCTCTCTGAATCGATCGGTGGCGCAATGCAATGCAATGCATGCCGGCCGTGTTTGGCTATCTAATTAATCTCTACTACTCCTACTAGTATTTGGCTCTTTGCATGCCCTGGCGGCTGCCTGCCACGCTTATGTAACATTGGCTGCAATTTGCTCTAGACCGCTCTGAGCAACACACTAGCCTCTTTTACTAGCTCTACTATATACATGTAACATTACTAGTACAGCATCCGTTGAaaataattgactcaattttatcAAGATGACACCTTAAATATGTCTAGTTACATACGCTATTTTGATAAAACCGAGTCACTTCTTTTCGAACGGAGGAAATAGTACTTCTTAATTGTCATGTGGACTACTCGAAGTTTAATGAGGTGGGCGGCTCATTCTCCCCCTCTCCCCCTCTCCCACCGCTACAGTACCTGAGAGTTATCTCGAAGAAGCCGGGCCGAACCGAAGCCGATCTCGCCGGCGCCGCCGGTCGAGATGGGTGGAGGGGAGGTGCCGGAGTAAATATAGTAGCTAGGGTTAGTGGCTTTATGCCGGTAGAGGGCTTGATGCCCAGTAGTTGGAGCGGTGGACGGGATCTGGCCGCCTGGATCTCTGCCGATATAGGATCTTTTTCGCTTCCTCTTCTACTCCGGTGGTCGGAGGGGAGAGTGGAGAGGAAGATTGATGCTCCTTTCAATAAAGGAGTGGCGGTGTGCCTTCTGCTGCAACGGGACGGCGTTGAGACGCAATTTTTCCTGGCCGGCCTTGGAGGCGAGGGGGAAAACGCGTACACGTCGGCGATCTGTGTCCTGGATGAgctcctggccggccatggaggcgaggaGGAGCTCAGCCGCATCATCATCAACGCATCTGCTTCTTGGAGGCCTTATCCTTTCTGCTTCTGGTGCGAAGGCAGCGCGCCAAAGTTGTTCCTCTCGGCCGACCGTGGAGGCGAGGGCGAGGGCAGCGATGGTGCTGCTGCTTCTCTGTACTGGCGGTGGTGTTTCTTGAAGCTCAGCTTGCGGTGGATCTCAAGCGTCGGCGACTCCTGCCGTCGCTATCTTCGGCCAAGGAGGCCTCGCCGTTCCTCGGCAGTTCCTGCTCCGGGGAGTTTCTACTTCCCCCACGCCTTAAGGCTGTGGAGGAAGATCAGCAATCCCAGCTCGGCGATCCATCCTGGCGGTGAACCAAGTGGCGTAGTCCCCGGCCTCATCGTCAGCGGCCGGTGTCTGAGGTTGAATCAGAGAtgcggtggagaagaaggacttGATCGCTTTTTCCTATTTTCCCTTGAGGTCCTTTTTGTAATATTCCATGGCACTTGCGCTATTTCTGTTCAAGCCAAGGTCCTGTTTGTAATTGTGCCCACCGTTCAATAGAGCTTCTCGGCCTTCGGGGCttactgttcaaaaaaaaaagtttagCGAGGTTGATCCGTTGGTTGCAAGAAGGCAAGttctatactccctccgtccattaaTAGATGTCCAATGTTTTatataaatttggatgtatctatgttTAAAAAAtatctagatacattcaaatttagacaaatttttGACATCTAaaaatggacagaggtagtactaaTTTCTACGAATAATTTGAGCTTTCTCATGCAAGCCAATTCTCACATTCAAACCACGAGGCTTAGTTACATATAATTAGCATCATGCCACAAAAAGCCCACAACAAGTGTGCCAGTGCAGAGTGCAGACACAAAGAATCACAAGTTCACTCGCTGGTAGTGAGTCACTCTACAGCATAATCGATAGATATGATGCACCGCCTGTTAAAATTAAGTACCCCCTCTGTCCCATAAAAATCGTTTAAGATTATCTTAGGCGACTTTCATGGGAGGAGTATATAATTAGCATCATGCCACAAAAAGCCCACAACACAGCTAGATATTATTTCAAACTTCTCTTCGATCCGTCTCTCCTTTTCTCAGATGTCCACTAAATTGGGTCGGATCTTGACACAAACGTACAATGCTACCTGTCAGCGTCACCAAAGGCTAGGTAGCTAGcaacttagagcatccccactcgttggcgctccccacgcccaaatccggcgaaattttcgtccggattggaggaagatttggcgtggggagtagtagtttcccagccgcgtgcccaggcgaagtcgacgatgcgaatttaaaaaacggaaacttgacaaacttcggctaaattcgggtgaatatagactaaatttaatgatatttagactaaaacgggcggagttcatacatagaggccgaattcgactatatttcgaattcggctaggggaattcaaacgctaattttaaaacacggcgctctacatgcccaaatggcggtagaacaccgtgtagtcgccgtcgccgtcgtcgtcggagccgtcgtcgttggCCTTCGGCTGCGCGGCACAGCTCTTGCTGcgccctggccggcgtctccccaccccggggatggcttgtaccagtcgtcgtcggaggactcgaggtcgacgacggggacagcgacgccggatggaggtgtcgcaggacggcggtaccgcgcgacatcgtcgttggcggttggagcggcgcgggcggcgagttggcgtgcggcggccgagtccagcagccgccgctgctgctccgcctctggCGCTGCCGATCGCGCTGGCCCGATCGATGCGGCGTCGTCcgcgcgcttctcctcctccatgtcgtgcagcgacctggcgatcgcctccgccatcgcggcgtcctccgcgcgcttcgcctcctcctcggcgagctggcttgcggcggcggcctctttcttcgtcttcttccggccgctctgcggcgcggaaggctgttctcggatgacgagggcgccgctgctgcgccctctggtcgccggcggagacgccggctccttcttgacgcgcaccggTGTCGAAGGCGACGAcgcctcctccctcttcaccggcgccatccttggcgccgatccggaagacgacgagctggcagccatgcgccgtggctgccagacgcttccccgacggcggctcgccgatgccctcgatgccgatagagggggcatcgtgagcaccggggagttgccgccctcgatgtgctcgacgacggcctcgagtgtccggcccggcgcgctccaccaccgtcggcggcccgcggcgttgttgcgcgcaggcggaggcggcgggccgtcgtaggccgccagctcccgctcccaccgccgcaggaagtacgagttccacgccgtgtagttgtcggggtggtggcgtggctcggcgcgttcctcgtccgtcaaggtcatccgcgcctcctcgatggcgacgtcgagggcgtggccccgaggcggcggcgggattggtacgccgccagcactaagccgccacccgccgccgggaggcctcgtgtccggcgggcaggggtaccccgcctggtggaggaggtgcccctcccacgcgtgcagcgaccggcgggggaagccgttgttggctgcgccgtcgtcgtcgtagaacgccatcttgagagtagagggagagtggagggagagtggagcacggggtacgcctcgcggcgagcggaccggcgtatataggcgtggctggcgcggggattaaatgccgcgcgagctgaccggcggcagcctttagtgcgcgcggaagacgatgcgtgcgcggaagacgacgacattaactcgccgcatggccggcgaatgcatgccggcggcaggcttttacagcgcgcggaagacgatgcgatgaggacgacgatcggtttctctcgccgacaagttggggccaccagacgcgcgggaagtttcctcgccgtttcgcgcgctttcgtttcgtccggagtccccgagcgctccccggggggccgggggggggcgtgggatcgccggatgaatttaggcccaaatccggacgaaaacgaggaaccgggggcgcgactgggccgaatttcgccgtccggatggaaaaaacgctcgccgggggcctgttcg
This region of Lolium perenne isolate Kyuss_39 chromosome 2, Kyuss_2.0, whole genome shotgun sequence genomic DNA includes:
- the LOC127336652 gene encoding vacuolar iron transporter homolog 5 is translated as MAVNDTKQLADAENPAVTKFGDSDSDSDSDVDFAGRANWLRAAVLGANDGLVSTASLMLGVSAVKHDVRAMVVSGFAGLLAGACSMAIGEYVSVCSQRDVEIAQLDRDGKRGGEEERALPSPVQAAAASALAFSVGALLPLLAAGFIVGYRLRVAVVVAVATMALAAFGFIGAVLGRAPVAKSCARVVVGGLAAMGVTFGLMRLFRASGI